Within Vidua macroura isolate BioBank_ID:100142 chromosome 11, ASM2450914v1, whole genome shotgun sequence, the genomic segment GCTGTGGTTTAACCTTTAAAATTGAGCGTGCCCAACCCTCAGGCAAGGATTCGGGATGGTTTTGTGCCTGTCTCAGCCCACAGCTACAAGACTGGACAAACACACTGCTTTCCTGTGATGTTAACCATGACAGGGAAGCTGTTggcatttcctttttctgcttccttAGATTCAGTATAAAGCAGTTTGGGGTGAAACACAGTGTAATCAGGACCCTTCATACAGGCCCACATAGAGAAAAAGGTTCTATTTTGAGCTTCACATTCTTCAGAGTTTCATGTCCATTTCTGACACAGCTATACTCTTAGTGGGGACCCGAGCTAGAATTTGGGTACAAGGAGAGTTCAAAACAAATACATTCCCATGGTGCCTTCACTTTCTCCTAAAATGTCTCAATGACACTACCCTGTGTCAGATAAATGTTAATGGGGGCTCCTCAgagctttctgctgctttgacCACCTTGCACACCGATAGTGGGCTGGCCTCGTTGAGGGGGCATTGAGCCAGCATGGTCACTATCATCATTCCCAGTCTCAAAGGTCTAAGGAACACATGGGAGTGATAAAGAAACTGATTTGCCTTCTCCACCTCCCGTGGTTTAGCCACCCACCCTTCCCAAAGGGCTCCCTCCATTGCTGTCCCTGCACACCAGGGATGGTCCTGACTTGGGACAGAGCCTGTCCCGAGGTCTTCACAGTCAGGAGGTGACACCGACCTTCTCCATGTACAGGGCCACCAGGGGTTCTTCTCCTGCCAGAAGGATGCTGACCTCCACTGCTACCGAGGACCTCACGACCGTTCCTTCAGGCTGAAAGGAAATCTGGGGCTGGGTGAGACTCCACACCTTGGCCACAGAGTCGTTGTAGGAGGTGCCTTGAAAAATCTGGTGGAGTAAGGAGTTGAGTCAGACTTTTTCCGTACCAAGTTCATGCCAACTTGTCGCACAGCTGCATTCCTTTTGCAGTCCCCAGTTCAACCTCCTGTTCACCCAAGCCCAATAACCCAGCCAGGTTTCAGGGAAATTGTGCCAGCATGGAAGATGGAGAAATCCTCCTTGCAAAGCACAACTGCTCCTCCATCAGCCcctctttttctccatctgGCCCACCCAAGACTCAGATTGCCAAGGGAAGGACCCAAGTTGTTACAATGCAACAGAATCCACTTGAAATTTCCTCATTTGGCATGCAGTGCTTTGAATAGGACAAAAAGTTACCCTCTGCACTGCCTTCCTCTGCACTTCTGTGTCTTCCATCTCAAACAGTTCCTTCAGAAACAAACCAGAAACAgattgtgaaaaaaaacaaaagataagGTTATGGTTGCTCCTGGTGCAGGCTGGACAGGCCAGAGCACTGAGGTGGggcctgtgcccagggcaggacatGGCTGAGCTCCCCCAGGTCCCACCCTTTTTTCCATCCCAATGATCCCCCAGAAAATCCCATCCCTCTACAATTCAGCAGACAAGCTTCCTATCAGCTGCTGTTATCCCTCCAAGGAATAACACTGCCCTCTTGATAAGAGGGCACCAATTCCAGGATCACATTAAGTGACTGACCGTAGATTTCTATCTTTCACCAGCTCTCACCGAAACACAGTATTCAGTGAATTTTTCACTTTCTCCCCAGAATATGATGCATGGGGTAAGGAGGGTACCCCTCTGGGAATGACCTGCAATTTCTCCCCTCGGAGGTTCAGCACCAGTTGTCCATccaggaaagctgctgcagccagggagctGAAGCTGTGCTCGGACAGCCAGAAGTAGAGCATTCGGGACTCGGTCAGCAGCGACGGGGAGAAAACGGAGTCACTGAGCACGCTGGAGCTGTTCTTGTACAGAACAGTGccctggaaaggaaaacaagtgtGCTGGCCACAGCAAGCAGCAGGGAGACTGtcaccctgatttttaaaagtgttttcttttataggttttttgaaagttttaaagttctcataaaagttttttagccttctgataatgtttacacaTTTGAAAGTCAGAGTTgccacacaatttcatgtagaaataaaacagtttacatatttctctgtgggtaaagagaaatgattgattgatctttAGACCAGTGTAGCTGGAGAAGTGATAATTACATCCTCCAATCCACAGCCACctttagaattctataaataccagatgtttgaataaaactaagtctttttttcttttgaatttaacaaacttctgtgtactcattttgtgtccaataACAACAGGAGACAGGACAAAAAGCCAACACCTGCATTTCCATGGCAAGGCAAAGGCCTGgctggacacagcagggagcaggttggcatcagcccagctgcagtggcacagcacagcccctccaAGCCCTCCAGAGCACACCATGGCCAGAAAACCTTTGGTGTCTGAGCAGCCTGGGTTGCTTTACCTTGTGGTGGGATTCTATGTATCTTGCTTTTATCACAGGATCTGATGCGAGGGAGATATCAACAACGATGTCCTGGTCACGGACAAAATTGGctgcaggaagaaaacacaaaaacctctcaCCAGAAACAGGACCTTAAGCAGAGCTTGTGACAGTCGCTTTTAGGACTTGGTGCAGGTGGTGGCAGGGATGGTATTGAAGGTACACAGGGGTGGGACAAGGGTTCCCACTCCTTTGGATGCTACAGCTCACTGACTCTGTTTCTTCCCTGGGAAACTGGGATAATTACGCTCAGTTTTACATTCCACTCCTTTTCCCTGATATTTGGGAGTGGGAAAATCTCCAGATGGTGTACAACCTCTAACATTGGTCCTGCAGCTTCCTGCACAGCTGATCAGTACATACTGAAGAGAAATTCTTTATTCATTGAAATGTCTTTGAATCTGTGTAATCATCCTAAAGGAACAACACgatgcagaaaaaccaaacataaCATTACTAAggtttattttgctgctgtctgAGGGCTTGGGatcctatatatatatttgaatgACATTTTTGATGGATGTGGCCATCCCTCAAACATTAAAAGctgtacataaaaaaaaaaaaaaaaaagcagaaaaaacaagaatatttaCCTGCTAAATCAATTACAAAATTTGTCAGCATCTGAGCAACAGCATTTATTTCCTTGCACACCTACACAaggaaaatagaggaaaaaattagGGGAAGGGACATTTGTATTGTATTgtagagcagagctgggcctCATTGAGGTCTAGGGGCTGTTGGTCAGAGTCTCTAGACAGCCTCAGGGTCAGCAACAGCTCTCACTTTGCCCAAGCTGCTTTTTTATTGTGGATTCAATTTATTTGTCTTACTTTTCATGAGCACTAACCTGTCACTGCTACTGTCTTGTGGGCAAGAAAAGTGTGTGGGATACACAGAGCTTTCCTCAGTCCACAGGCTGATCTTACCTCCCTCTTGAGGACAAGCTTCAGAGTGAAGGAGATGAAATCTGTGAAGAGCTGCTTCAGCCAGCCAGGTCTGTGTAAGGCAGGGAGCACAGTGAGGTCTGCACATTTGGGTGGGTGGCATTTGGGGACCAGCAGGGGGACAATAATCTCAGTTTTGAAAGGGGTCAGACTCACTGCTTGTCTCCTTGGAGGTGAAGTGTGAGTTTGTGGAAAGTCAGGTAGCAGTCTGAAGCATCAGGAGCCACTCGGTCCTTTTGGCACACTGCAtgggacaaaaggaaaaagaaaaaaaaaaaaaaaaccaatagcTGTTTTGTTActgagaggagaaggaagagcacACTTTGCAGACACTGCAAGCCTGGAGCAGGGCATCACTGCAGAGGGCCAGCCAGGGCTCCCCACATCTCCCAGGGGATGCTTCCAAAAGATTCCAACCCTGCCAAGTTGGGGCAGTTGGGGCTACCTGGCACCTGGATGGTTTCTGCCCtagctcctgccagcagagacTCAGCTGCCCCCCAACATGACCCAGGAGAACCTGGACAGTACATGCAGCCCACAAGCCAGAGTGGAGAGGGAATTCAGTCATATTGCAAAATGTTTGGGTATTGCAGCATACTTACTCAGATTGATATTTAGCTGGAGGTCAATGGAAGACTCAATTTCAAAATCAACTGAATGAAAAAGCTGCAGGCTGTAATGGCAGAAGAGGGGACATTCAGGAAcctgagccaggagcagcttcTCCCTGACAGATGTGGATTTTATAACACCTCTCATACCTGTCCTTGCACTGCAATGGGCCAACCCCCAGCACACCACAGCCCATCTCAGATACTCTGGCTTTAAATCATTGCAAACTGCTGCCTTAGTGGCACTTAGGAGCATTAaaccccccctttttttccactcagagtttacagagcagcaaagcagagagaCTAAGTCAACTCCTCTGCTTTGGCCATCTGGTCTTGTCATGCAAGGTGaggacagaaaagcagaaagcaaagaagcAGTGCTAGAGTATAAAATCCTGTCTCAGCCATCAATGCAGGCATGGCCAGAGAGACTGAGGAGAGCAGCCCCACTGTGCTGGGCCCGGGccagccccacaggcagcagcagagctggaggggtgcccagcagccccagccccctaCTCACAACCAGGCCCCGGTGTAGCCGTAGCTCAGGGTCCCTTTGAACAAGGCTGTCACGTTCCTAATGGAGATGTGGATGGCACCGTCCTCCTCCTTGAGCTCCACCTCGCTCCTCTCGATGGACAAATCATTGACCTGGATGCTAGAAACAGCAGAAGCAGAGTTTGTCCCCAACCCAGAGCTGTTTGCTGTGGTTGGGCAGtgttgtaaatgcaggtgaacccggtgggaagaaatgctgatgtctgactccatcAGAAGGCTGAACgatgtttttattaaaactatactataatacattaatatactatttaaaggagatactacAACTACacacctacttttctaactactaTATTTAACTCTctaacaactcgtgaccctctcttgagagtccagacacagctggattggatttgccatcaggctcaaacaatcctcaccagaatccaatcaagcaatcaccccaggtaaacaattctccaaacacattctacatgggaaaaacaaggagtaaaaatagaaattgttttctctttcttctctctgtgttcctctatgaaaaaaatcttgagcgagagaagaatgtgcttgccacacgGCAGGACAGGTTTATTCCTGAGGAATGGGATCTCTGAGGGACTCGTGCCAGTGCCAGATTCTGGAGCTTTTGCAAATCCCAGGGCCAGGTACAAGGACAGTGACAGTGATGCTTGTGCTCAGCCTTGTGCACTGTGCAATCTTTGGATACAAGGTTTTGGAATGATTTAAACAGGAAACATGGAACAATGCAACCCTGTTTCATTgcagtgctctgtgcagccGTGGTCATGGCAGGCAGTCAGTTCTGTGAGTACACCACTGAATTTGTGGTGCCCAAATAAAAGTGAGAAACCAGCCTGGTTTGTCACAAAGCACAGCCAAGTGACATCCTGCTGGCAGGGGTGGCTCTGGCAGCCCAGATGGGTCCCCTCTGCCTCTCAGTGTGCCTTGGGCACCATCTGTCATCGGTGGCCACAGGTGCCCCACCCACAGGGACATTACTCCCCATCCCCACTGTCAGAAATGAGCTCTACACACTGCCTTCCCACCCagctagaaaaataaataactctTAAATAACACATTAGCAGCCTAAACCTTAACATGCAAATTGTCTGCGAGGCTTAGATCCAAAACTGTGTCTGCCCCAGTCCAGACCTCTGCTttcaccaggagctgctggatcaAAGCTGCCCCCTGGGCCAGTTTCTGGTCCCCTCTGAGCCCCGTCACGTCCcctggcacagacacacagacactcacTCGCTCAGCGCATACGCCACCCGCCCGAGGAGCCGCATGGACCTTTCCCCGGTGACGTTTGGGAATTTGGCGTTTCTGAAGGCTGCTTGAATGACCTGGGCAATTTCCTGGTTCACTGTTGGTGGAAGAAAAGGGCAGAGATGTCAAAGTGCAATCTGTCCTGGCTGCAAAGCCAGATCCGCACTCTGGATTAAAGCACTACAGAACGCTTTTATCCGAGGCGTTTGTGTTAGACTCAGGAAGCACTAGAAGTAGTTTCagagtaaatttaaaaaattaaaaatccctaATTGTGACAGCTGATGGCAGCAAGGGACAACAGCATGTGTGGCTCGGTAGCCaccagtgggagctgtcccagggagtCATGGCCAGCTTTCACACACCTCAGGAGCAGATTTTGGAAACGTCAAGGCTGTGCTAGTCCTTACACCACACAAGCTGTTGACTTTACCCgagtgctttgctttgtttctgcttACTTGTATTGCAGTCAGCTCTTGGgtctacaaagaaaaaattctgaaaaagttTCTGTGCCCATTTTCCTAACATTacacagccccttccagcctcagcctCAGGCACATGCTTGCACAGGACTTTTATCTTCCAGAAATACCCTCTGTTAGTTCAGCCCCACATTAATACATCTTTCTCTGCATGTACCACTGTCAGATGGGACAGGACAGAGATGTTCCCACCCTCCACAGAAGAATTAAGTTCTTCTCCCACCTGCAAAGCTCCCAAATCCTTGCAAATAAGCCCACAGCAGGCAAGAACCTGTTTCCCCTTCTACCTACCAACCCCAAGAGATGAGATTGCAATGAGGAGAGAAATCAAACACACATTTGTTCAAGCTCTTTCATCATGCCAAGTCCCAACAGGAACAGTGCTAAATCCTGTGGCTGAGGAAAGGGGATGGGGACAATTTTCAAACTCCTTTGCCTGCTCATGCTTTTAACCTGTGCTCCCAGGCAGGTGTTTACACAAGAGCCAGAGAAGCAAGAAACCCCCTCACTTGGCCGATCTGTCACTGActtgtggcagagctggggcaaaCCCAGCCCCAAGGAGAGGCACTTACACAGCAATGCCGCGGGCTTGGTCATCCTGCAGACGATCCCTGTGCCTCTGTAGGGAAAGGGCCcaaactcgcaggctgctgctgcGTGGACAAGCCCCAGCAAGATGCTGAAGGTCCCCAGCATgatcctgccagcccagcacatccTCAGCCAGTGCAGAGAGTGCTGATGAGACCAAGTGATTCTTGATGGAGGCAGAGGCTGCTTTCATAcccccagcagagcccactCGAAGCAGGACATGACCTGCTTCCTCCACTTATCAAAACTCATCACACATTTCCTAATCTTCCTATAGTTTCCTTAACACCAGTCATGTTGCACGCTGCCTTCCTCCCTCAGCAGGAGTTTGGGCTGCAGGGCTCGGTGCTGCTGCCAAGACTGCTTTAACTCAGGACATGGACACACCAGGGCGGGTGGAAAAAGCTGGAGGGGGATGGAGAGTGGAAGAGGACAAAGTCAAGGGAGCAGCCTCACATGCTGCCTCAAGCCACTTCAtcattttttcttcatgcagaaaTATTCCTTATTTTGTATTGCTGCAGTAATTCCCCAGCAAAGCCCTGTTTGAAAGGTGCCTACATCATTCACTGCTCTCCCTTCCACTGATTTTATACATActgtggggaaactgaggcacactCCTGGGACAGGGGTGTTTCCTGCTACCACTGGGTGAACCCACATCTCCCACACCCCTGGAAAGGTCCAGGACCACAGGACTGGGATGCTTTTTGCCTCTTGTCTGGGTTTGGTGAACAGTCTGACTTGCCACCATCCCACTAAGGCAGAGCTTTTCATGCACCCAGACTCTCAGCTGCTATTTGGGGAACACCAGCGACCCAAGCTCACATCCACTCCTAGTGCCACACACCTGCCCTGTGTGCCACTGTCCTCCtgcacctctgctgtgctgctggggcccatccccaccccaaaacaaccTCCAGCACAAGACAGAGTGGGGTAATTTCAGAAAGGAGGCTCACAACAGCTCCCCTGAACCTTTTTGCcagaaaaggctgagggagAAGGACAGGTGAgaacttggcagtgctgcaggggcagcttCAACGCCCTGAGCGAGGCGAGGTGCCagcctccctcctctccctggcaGATGCCTCATCCTCCCTGTGCAGGGTGAGCACATTTCCTGCGGGGTCCCTGCTGTCCAGCAACCCCCACCCTGCCgtgctgttttcttcctgaGTTGAGAAAGTGAACGGCCTCGGGTACCCCGCGGGAGGCACTCACGGTCACTGACCCCGAGGGAAGCCGAGCAtctgcagcttcctccaggcttctccaggagagcagcGTGGTGGCCATGGACAGactgcctgctgccagcccaaaGTGCTTTATAAATGAACAGCTAATTGTTGAAAACACAACGTACAGAGACAGCAGGTGCTTGAGCAGCAGAGCTTCCATGGCATCATCTCAGCTGCCACAGCATCCCCGCTGCCCTGGCCAGGAGagctctccccagggcagctgcacaGAGCCTGGGCATGTTAAAAAAGGATTGGAATTCAAGAGGATTTAACCATCTAACAGTTCTATTTTCTGTCCTCTCAGTTTAAGGGGTGTGGGCACAGTGGCCAATGCCTGGAATAAAGGGAATCCTGCAGGCCCCAGGAGGCCACAACCACTTCTTTGCCCAGGGCAGCAATTCACATCAGCatggaggaaagggaaaactgGCACTTTGACACAGGGGTGTTTGTCACCAGGGCAGATAAAGGCACAAAGTCCAAGACCCCAGACCCATTGTGCTGGTCCTGGTAGAACCAGTGCATTCCCAGCCCCCTTAGGGGCCAgcttccctgccccagcacagctgcagtgtCTGCTGTCAGCAGACAGCCAGAGCTCAGAGAAAAGGTGAACAGGGAACTGCTGGGCATTGACCTCCAGTGGGAACAGGAAGGCTGGAGACTTTCTGCCTACAATAGCAAAAGCATGTGGAACACAGAGATGCTGTGAGCATCCTTGTCCTGGAGTAACCAGGCAgaggccagggcagcag encodes:
- the CETP gene encoding cholesteryl ester transfer protein; the protein is MCWAGRIMLGTFSILLGLVHAAAACEFGPFPYRGTGIVCRMTKPAALLLNQEIAQVIQAAFRNAKFPNVTGERSMRLLGRVAYALSDIQVNDLSIERSEVELKEEDGAIHISIRNVTALFKGTLSYGYTGAWFLQLFHSVDFEIESSIDLQLNINLMCQKDRVAPDASDCYLTFHKLTLHLQGDKQPGWLKQLFTDFISFTLKLVLKREVCKEINAVAQMLTNFVIDLAANFVRDQDIVVDISLASDPVIKARYIESHHKGTVLYKNSSSVLSDSVFSPSLLTESRMLYFWLSEHSFSSLAAAAFLDGQLVLNLRGEKLQELFEMEDTEVQRKAVQRIFQGTSYNDSVAKVWSLTQPQISFQPEGTVVRSSVAVEVSILLAGEEPLVALYMEKEITVTIQATYAEKKLILQPVDSSVEIKVFKCTADPSGEDPSIQSFLQNMILVAGIPEVTSSIGSALTSLMNSKRLDLFDIINPEIITRKGYVIVQLDFGFPNHLLLNFLEKSL